From the Cryptomeria japonica chromosome 2, Sugi_1.0, whole genome shotgun sequence genome, one window contains:
- the LOC131046582 gene encoding probable xyloglucan 6-xylosyltransferase 1 — MRVSWNGRSSFLLFLWAELVKADRTISSCDGSTTVFYPFQGLLDMTWLGIHFVACPLGLNSYRVEAEDYNGNMETFWPMSRTTAKMVTWVSVKSFVMGSLVTAIIFLSLGNLGNMEANVDPNRGRLLNRFMQTATTSPTEFVKNADYGDVLNGPKAVTRVVNQVDQATDKVFGSVPPFILVTGERSSPCISPRGNNVMMKSYKNKVDYCNLHGCKVWYALEVWQKGFVGTWVRYPLLIQLMKANPSVTWFMWMDSDAVLTDFNFSIPFETYNTWNKNLVVPGFWDKVYGEDPDWIGLNAGIFLIRNCEWSHKFLEKWMEFGAPENLMASKEALNRVVKSRPKEWDPDDQSALVYLLNQNKTKSEDNVFLEASYVLHGYFEYIIDRFGDFLEGKEKQPFITHFNGCNFCGKKNITERCSEGFERAFNFADNQLLSSVGRKHSSLSTLLESISPT; from the exons ATGCGAGTCTCATGGAACGGCAGAAGCAGTTTTCTACTATTCCTTTGGGCGGAATTAGTCAAAGCTGACAGAACAATATCATCATGTGATGGATCAACCACAGTATTTTACCCCTTCCAAGGACTACTTGACATGACTTGGCTCGGAATCCATTTTGTAGCGTGTCCACTGGGGCTCAATTCTTATAGGGTCGAAGCAGAAGATTATAATGGAAACATGGAAACGTTCTGGCCGATGAGCAGAACAACCGCCAAAATGGTGACGTGGGTGTCAGTAAAGTCGTTTGTAATGGGAAGTCTCGTCACTGCAATTATTTTCCTCTCCCTTGGAAACTTAGGAAACATGGAGGCAAATGTCGATCCTAATCGTGGCCGCTTGCTCAACCGCTTTATGCAAACCGCCACAACAAGCCCTACAGAGTTTGTCAAGAATGCAGATTATGGTGATGTTTTGAATGGTCCAAAGGCAGTTACGAGAGTGGTGAACCAGGTGGACCAAGCAACGGACAAGGTGTTTGGGAGTGTTCCTCCCTTCATTTTGGTAACAGGGGAGAGATCGTCACCTTGTATTAGTCCTCGGGGTAACAATGTAATGATGAAGTCTTACAAAAATAAAGTGGACTACTGTAATCTGCACGGCTGCAAGGTCTGGTATGCTTTAGAGGTATGGCAGAAGGGATTTGTTGGAACTTGGGTTAGATATCCGCTGCTTATACAGCTCATGAAAGCCAATCCATCTGTGACGTGGTTTATGTGGATGGATTCAGATGCTGTTTTAACAGATTTCAATTTTTCTATTCCCTTTGAGACTTACAATACCTGGAACAAGAATCTCGTCGTCCCCGGCTTCTGGGATAAG GTATATGGAGAGGATCCAGACTGGATAGGTTTGAACGCAGGGATTTTTCTGATTCGGAATTGTGAATGGTCTCACAAGTTTTTGGAGAAGTGGATGGAATTCGGTGCGCCTGAAAACTTAATGGCTTCTAAAGAGGCTCTGAACAGAGTTGTAAAGAGTAGACCGAAAGAGTGGGATCCCGATGATCAGAGCGCCTTAGTATATCTTCTCAATCAGAACAAAACAAAATCGGAGGATAATGTGTTCTTGGAAGCAAGTTACGTGTTACATGGATATTTTGAATATATTATAGATAGGTTTGGGGACTTTCTTGAGGGAAAAGAGAAGCAGCCTTTTATCACTCATTTCAATGGTTGTAATTTCTGTGGAAAGAAGAACATTACAGAAAGATGCAGTGAGGGTTTTGAGAGAGCTTTCAATTTTGCAGACAACCAGTTGCTTAGCTCTGTAGGTCGCAAGCACTCTTCCCTGTCTACTTTGTTGGAATCAATATCTCCCACGTAA